A section of the Rhodobacter sp. genome encodes:
- a CDS encoding LPS-assembly protein LptD gives MTRKTRGPAGTASAVAGGVVRVAWLAFALILGLVSGLSVGGPAAAQSRPATLMADQVYVDGAGRLVASGAVEVWHGSTRMTAERVVFDRRQDQLIVEGAISVSDGPDQVILADAAQLSPSLRTGILTSARVMLDQQLQIAAARVRRGANGVSQMDAVVASSCPVCATNPTPLWEIRADRVTHDENTRRLLFERAQFRLAGVPVFYAPRLALPAPGNPRLRGFLRPVFGMDSALGFSVGMPYFIPFGDTRDLTLTPTLRSSGSATLGFRWRVARQNGGIEIGGQISRDTIRPGELRGYGYFRALFQLRDDWRLTADVMIPSDRTYLETYDITDDPRLRGHVTLERIHRDQAARARVLGFYSLRAADVNDELPNRVVEADLDRRIGLESTPLGGELRLRLGARAFWRNSAIDGVRGRDVARAHAELGWRRSGVLAGGVLVTGALDARVDHVRVSDDSAYPNPVTRRAVQGMIEFRWPWARTSDGGVAQVIEPVVQVIGSRLSGGALPNDDHTMPELDGGNLFALSRYSGEDAPDDNSRLNAGLRWTRHDPQGWTGEALVGRIWRRTPLAGFNPAHVQPLGFSASNWLLAGRVSNADGYAMSLRLLMDANARLTRTETNLAWEGTRTSLSTTYLYLPASAFESRTTDLSEWSIDLARRFGNGWATTVGWNYDVGQSLFATARAGMTYRTECLSMDMSLVRNFVTSTNPTASTSFDLRIELLGIGGRAPGDSGRTCRA, from the coding sequence GTGACGCGCAAGACCCGAGGACCGGCCGGGACCGCTTCGGCGGTTGCGGGCGGCGTCGTGCGCGTGGCCTGGCTGGCCTTTGCTCTGATTCTGGGGCTGGTGTCGGGGCTGTCGGTCGGCGGACCCGCCGCCGCGCAATCGCGTCCGGCGACGCTGATGGCCGATCAGGTCTATGTGGACGGGGCGGGCCGGCTGGTGGCCTCGGGCGCGGTCGAGGTGTGGCACGGTTCCACCCGGATGACCGCCGAACGCGTGGTTTTCGACCGCCGCCAGGACCAGTTGATCGTCGAAGGGGCGATCAGCGTTTCGGACGGGCCCGACCAGGTGATCCTGGCCGATGCCGCGCAACTGTCGCCTTCGCTGCGCACCGGCATCCTGACCAGCGCCCGGGTCATGCTGGACCAGCAGTTGCAGATCGCCGCCGCCCGCGTGCGCCGCGGCGCCAACGGCGTCAGCCAGATGGATGCGGTCGTCGCCTCGAGCTGCCCGGTCTGCGCCACGAACCCGACCCCGCTGTGGGAAATCCGTGCGGACCGCGTCACCCATGACGAGAACACGCGCCGCCTGCTGTTCGAACGCGCGCAATTCCGGCTGGCCGGGGTGCCGGTGTTCTACGCGCCGCGCCTGGCGCTGCCGGCGCCCGGAAACCCGCGCCTCAGGGGGTTCCTGCGGCCGGTCTTCGGCATGGACAGCGCGCTGGGGTTCTCGGTCGGGATGCCGTATTTCATCCCCTTCGGTGACACGCGCGACCTGACCCTGACCCCGACCTTGCGCAGCAGCGGCTCGGCCACGCTGGGCTTTCGCTGGCGCGTCGCCCGGCAGAACGGCGGAATCGAGATCGGCGGCCAGATCTCGCGCGATACGATCCGCCCCGGCGAGTTGCGCGGCTATGGCTATTTCCGCGCGCTGTTCCAGTTGCGCGACGATTGGCGGCTGACCGCGGATGTGATGATCCCCTCGGACCGGACCTATCTGGAAACCTATGACATCACCGACGACCCGCGCCTGCGCGGCCACGTCACGCTGGAGCGGATCCACCGCGACCAGGCGGCCCGGGCACGCGTCCTGGGGTTCTATTCGCTGCGCGCCGCCGACGTGAACGACGAACTGCCCAACCGCGTCGTCGAGGCCGATCTCGACCGGCGTATCGGGCTTGAATCGACGCCCCTGGGGGGGGAACTCAGGCTGCGGCTGGGCGCACGGGCGTTCTGGCGGAACTCGGCCATCGACGGGGTGCGCGGCCGCGACGTGGCGCGGGCCCATGCGGAACTGGGCTGGCGCCGCAGCGGCGTGCTGGCTGGCGGCGTGCTGGTCACCGGGGCGCTGGACGCGCGCGTGGACCATGTGCGGGTTTCGGACGACAGCGCCTATCCCAATCCCGTCACCCGCCGGGCGGTGCAGGGCATGATCGAATTCCGCTGGCCCTGGGCGCGGACCTCGGACGGCGGTGTCGCGCAGGTGATCGAGCCGGTCGTGCAGGTGATCGGCAGCCGGCTGTCCGGCGGCGCGCTGCCCAACGACGACCACACGATGCCGGAACTCGACGGCGGCAACCTGTTCGCGCTGAGCCGCTATTCGGGCGAGGACGCGCCCGACGACAACAGCCGCCTGAACGCAGGCCTGCGCTGGACGCGCCACGATCCCCAGGGCTGGACCGGCGAGGCGCTGGTCGGCCGGATCTGGCGCCGCACGCCGCTGGCGGGATTCAACCCCGCGCATGTCCAGCCGCTGGGGTTCAGCGCCTCGAACTGGTTGCTGGCGGGGCGCGTGAGCAACGCCGACGGCTATGCGATGAGCCTGCGCCTGCTGATGGACGCCAACGCGCGCCTGACCCGCACCGAGACCAATCTGGCGTGGGAGGGCACGCGCACCAGCCTTTCGACCACCTATCTGTATCTGCCCGCCAGCGCCTTCGAATCGCGCACCACCGACCTGTCGGAATGGAGCATCGATCTGGCACGCCGCTTTGGCAACGGCTGGGCGACGACGGTCGGCTGGAACTATGACGTCGGCCAGAGCCTGTTCGCCACGGCGCGCGCCGGCATGACCTATCGCACCGAATGTCTGTCCATGGATATGTCGCTGGTGCGCAATTTCGTGACCTCGACCAATCCGACCGCCTCGACCAGCTTCGACCTGAGGATCGAGTTGCTGGGCATCGGCGGACGGGCGCCCGGCGACAGCGGACGCACGTGCCGGGCATGA
- a CDS encoding SurA N-terminal domain-containing protein, translating into MKAVLVMLATALLSAIAAPAARAQSPFAAAVYVNDSAITNYEVTQKMRLLEFLGATGSDPRQQAIDRLIEERLQEQEATRLGGRLEPGDLTDAMTEFAGRANLTLDAFVARLQQAGIDRDTFVSFIRAGALWRGLVQARFGSQIRITDAQIDQALSVEGVQPVTEVLISEIFLPTDAQFAETVQRIVPQIQRIRSETEFANAARQVSIAPSATTGGRVDRWINVAAIPDPVGSQMATAPIGAVVGPVDMPGALAFFLLRARRDSRAVAGSAIEIDYRRVALPGGRSDETLAHVARIRDAVDSCADFAPVVLREFPDLAQDAIATLARPATELSAAERTEIERLNPGEMSANTVTDGRLVLLMLCARRVTGDGVPTRDQARLALLNRALEGQATVYLQQLRADADIRYP; encoded by the coding sequence GTGAAGGCAGTCCTGGTGATGCTGGCCACGGCGCTCTTGTCCGCGATCGCGGCCCCTGCGGCGCGGGCCCAATCGCCCTTTGCGGCGGCCGTCTATGTCAATGACTCGGCGATCACCAATTACGAGGTGACGCAGAAGATGCGCTTGCTCGAATTTCTGGGCGCCACCGGCAGCGATCCCCGCCAGCAGGCCATCGACCGCCTGATCGAAGAGCGCCTTCAGGAACAGGAGGCCACGCGCCTGGGCGGCCGGCTGGAGCCGGGCGATCTGACCGACGCGATGACCGAGTTCGCCGGCCGTGCCAACCTTACGCTGGATGCGTTCGTGGCGCGCTTGCAACAGGCGGGCATCGACCGCGACACGTTCGTCAGCTTCATCCGCGCCGGCGCGCTCTGGCGCGGGCTGGTGCAGGCCCGCTTTGGCAGCCAGATCCGCATCACCGACGCACAGATCGACCAGGCCCTGTCGGTCGAGGGGGTGCAACCCGTGACCGAGGTGCTGATCTCCGAGATCTTCCTGCCGACCGACGCGCAATTCGCTGAAACCGTGCAGCGCATCGTCCCGCAGATCCAGCGCATCCGCTCCGAAACCGAATTCGCCAACGCCGCGCGGCAGGTGTCGATCGCGCCCAGTGCCACGACGGGCGGGCGCGTCGATCGCTGGATCAACGTGGCCGCGATCCCCGATCCCGTGGGCTCGCAGATGGCCACCGCCCCGATCGGTGCGGTGGTGGGCCCCGTGGACATGCCCGGCGCTTTGGCCTTCTTCCTGCTTCGGGCCCGCCGCGACAGCCGCGCAGTTGCCGGCAGCGCGATCGAGATCGACTATCGCCGCGTCGCCTTGCCCGGCGGGCGCAGCGACGAAACCCTGGCCCATGTCGCCCGCATCCGCGACGCCGTGGACAGTTGCGCCGATTTCGCGCCGGTCGTGCTGCGCGAGTTTCCGGACCTCGCGCAAGACGCGATCGCCACCTTGGCGCGCCCCGCGACCGAACTGTCCGCCGCCGAGCGCACCGAGATCGAGCGCCTGAACCCGGGCGAGATGTCGGCCAACACGGTCACCGACGGCCGGCTGGTGCTGCTCATGCTCTGCGCCCGGCGCGTCACCGGAGACGGGGTTCCGACGCGCGACCAGGCCCGCCTGGCGCTGCTGAACCGCGCGCTCGAGGGGCAGGCCACGGTCTATTTGCAGCAACTGCGCGCGGACGCGGACATCCGGTATCCGTGA
- the pdxA gene encoding 4-hydroxythreonine-4-phosphate dehydrogenase PdxA, producing the protein MPAPASPPAPLAVTCGDPSGIGPELAARIAAEGAPAPMVWIGDPRHLPADTRWQAVETPSDPVPRGVLAVLPLPFAGAAVPGRPDPANAAGTIAAIARAVALVQAGACSGVVTAPINKKALKDGAGFAFPGHTEFLAHLAGGVDVVMMLACPGLRVVPTTIHIPLAEVPAALTPALLARTIAITRAALIRDFGLADPRIAVAGLNPHAGEGGAMGTEESRFIAPLIRDLQAQGVAITGPLPADTLFHPAARARYDAAICMYHDQALIPIKTIDFAGGVNVTLGLPFVRTSPDHGTAYDIAGRGIADPASMRAALVMAWEMAEARRRAHPAP; encoded by the coding sequence ATGCCCGCGCCCGCTTCCCCGCCGGCACCGCTGGCCGTGACCTGTGGCGACCCGTCGGGCATCGGCCCGGAACTGGCCGCCCGGATCGCGGCAGAGGGGGCCCCCGCGCCGATGGTATGGATCGGCGATCCCCGCCACTTGCCCGCGGACACGCGCTGGCAGGCGGTCGAAACCCCGTCGGACCCGGTGCCGCGGGGCGTTCTGGCGGTGCTGCCCCTGCCCTTTGCTGGCGCCGCGGTGCCGGGCCGCCCCGATCCCGCCAACGCCGCCGGCACCATCGCCGCGATCGCGCGCGCGGTTGCGTTGGTGCAGGCCGGCGCGTGCAGTGGCGTGGTCACCGCCCCCATCAACAAGAAGGCCCTGAAGGACGGCGCCGGCTTCGCCTTTCCCGGCCATACCGAGTTTCTGGCGCATCTCGCCGGCGGGGTCGATGTGGTGATGATGCTGGCCTGCCCCGGTCTGCGCGTGGTGCCCACGACGATCCACATCCCCCTGGCCGAGGTTCCCGCCGCCCTGACCCCCGCGTTGCTGGCGCGCACGATCGCCATCACCCGGGCCGCCCTGATCCGCGATTTCGGCCTGGCCGATCCGCGGATCGCCGTGGCCGGTCTCAACCCGCACGCGGGCGAAGGCGGCGCCATGGGCACCGAGGAGAGCCGTTTCATCGCGCCACTGATCCGGGACCTCCAGGCCCAGGGGGTCGCCATCACCGGCCCCCTGCCCGCCGACACGCTGTTCCACCCCGCCGCCCGCGCGCGCTACGACGCGGCGATCTGCATGTATCACGACCAGGCGCTGATCCCGATCAAGACCATCGACTTTGCCGGCGGCGTGAACGTCACGCTGGGCCTGCCCTTCGTGCGCACCTCGCCCGATCACGGCACCGCCTATGACATCGCCGGTCGGGGCATCGCGGACCCGGCCTCGATGCGCGCGGCGCTGGTCATGGCCTGGGAGATGGCCGAGGCGCGTCGCAGGGCGCACCCCGCCCCATGA